A stretch of Corallococcus macrosporus DNA encodes these proteins:
- a CDS encoding general secretion pathway protein GspE, with translation MKKRLGDILLARGVVDALQLQSALAYQRKWGVALGQVVVDQRFCTAEAVLSALAAQSGVEAVDLDAQPLDASLARLIPCKVAEAHRVVPLRLEGQGVREVLVVALAAPASLATLDVVKSVSGKARVVPRLATDAALGRAIGRLYRGEPATPQRRPGMEGFSLPEWDESLPLVVGQSLAELTDMAAPEPVREPVHEPARESERDAGLPMLAPLEPAWMPTPAPAPRVTVREQVLVYGWGADAAAGLVQVLGGAGFTVKVASTGDVCTADESQVVVAPLPAMEVLVQRLRAQVLVAGKAPERDLPRAQAVHARGFVAAPVDPDLLLRAVRRLSRASEEARLKRAS, from the coding sequence ATGAAGAAGCGGCTGGGGGACATCCTGCTCGCGCGGGGTGTGGTGGATGCGTTGCAGTTGCAGTCGGCGCTGGCGTACCAGCGCAAGTGGGGCGTGGCGCTGGGGCAGGTGGTGGTGGACCAGCGCTTCTGCACCGCGGAGGCGGTGCTGTCCGCCCTGGCGGCCCAGTCCGGCGTGGAGGCGGTGGACCTGGACGCCCAGCCGCTGGACGCGTCGCTCGCGAGGCTGATTCCGTGCAAGGTGGCGGAGGCCCACCGCGTGGTGCCGCTGCGGCTGGAAGGGCAGGGCGTCCGGGAGGTGCTGGTGGTGGCCCTGGCCGCGCCGGCAAGCCTGGCCACGCTGGACGTGGTGAAGAGCGTGTCCGGCAAGGCGCGCGTGGTGCCGCGGCTGGCCACGGACGCGGCGCTGGGCCGGGCCATCGGGCGGCTGTACCGGGGCGAGCCGGCGACGCCGCAGCGCCGTCCCGGGATGGAGGGCTTCTCCCTGCCGGAGTGGGACGAGTCGCTGCCCCTGGTGGTGGGCCAGTCCCTGGCGGAGCTGACGGACATGGCGGCTCCGGAGCCTGTCCGGGAGCCGGTCCACGAGCCCGCGCGGGAGTCCGAGCGGGACGCCGGCCTGCCCATGCTGGCGCCCCTGGAGCCGGCCTGGATGCCGACCCCGGCGCCGGCGCCGCGCGTGACGGTGCGCGAGCAGGTGCTGGTGTACGGCTGGGGCGCGGACGCGGCGGCCGGCCTGGTGCAGGTGCTGGGCGGGGCGGGCTTCACGGTGAAGGTGGCGAGCACGGGCGACGTGTGCACGGCGGACGAGTCGCAGGTGGTGGTGGCGCCGCTGCCCGCGATGGAGGTGCTGGTGCAGCGGCTGCGCGCGCAGGTGCTGGTGGCGGGCAAGGCGCCGGAGCGGGACCTGCCCCGCGCGCAGGCGGTGCATGCGCGCGGCTTCGTGGCGGCGCCGGTGGATCCGGATCTGCTGCTGCGCGCCGTGCGGCGGCTGTCGCGCGCCTCCGAGGAAGCGCGCCTCAAGCGCGCGAGCTGA
- a CDS encoding cysteine dioxygenase, translating to MADACLREFVRMLRARRAAPGGLAGVDAEMAGLQLEPSSLKPYLHFLPGRYTRNLVHRDEGMEIILNCWSPGTASPVHDHDGQECWFSIQRGQFLLENYPLLEGGTEPGLARLGAPARVGPVGAGHVDFRDPGASIHRVSLAGNAPGITLHVYAGPVARCLVFDPRRHRCASHNLRYHSIFGRPVRPDEGRVSVPLHV from the coding sequence ATGGCTGACGCGTGCCTGAGAGAGTTCGTGCGGATGCTCCGCGCGCGCCGCGCCGCCCCCGGGGGATTGGCGGGGGTGGACGCGGAGATGGCGGGGCTTCAGCTGGAGCCGTCCAGCCTCAAGCCCTACCTGCACTTCCTGCCGGGCCGCTACACGCGCAACCTCGTCCACCGCGACGAGGGCATGGAGATCATCCTCAACTGCTGGTCCCCGGGCACGGCCTCGCCCGTCCATGACCATGACGGCCAGGAGTGCTGGTTCAGCATCCAGCGCGGCCAGTTCCTGCTGGAGAACTACCCCTTGCTGGAGGGCGGGACGGAGCCCGGCCTCGCCCGGCTGGGGGCACCGGCGCGGGTGGGGCCGGTGGGCGCCGGTCACGTGGACTTCCGCGACCCGGGCGCCTCCATCCACCGGGTGAGCCTGGCCGGCAACGCCCCGGGCATCACGCTGCACGTCTACGCCGGACCGGTGGCCCGCTGCCTGGTGTTCGATCCGCGCCGCCACCGCTGCGCGTCGCACAACCTGCGCTACCACAGCATCTTCGGGCGGCCGGTGCGGCCCGACGAGGGCCGCGTCTCCGTCCCCCTGCACGTCTGA
- the sppA gene encoding signal peptide peptidase SppA — MKRFFIGALAFIGALSILFVVGVVGLLMLAASSKPGVPSNLVLELDLQQPLPEYTLDTSLAGAFGEEPTSLRDVVEGLEQARTDPRVKSLVVRIGQPGSAAQVQELRDAVKAFRASGKRAVAYADGFGEAGNGTGAYYLATAFDAVYIQPSGDVGLTGLVMETPFARDAFAKFGVKPEFGKRAEYKNAVNTFTDASYGEHQREATEAYGRSLFHQVVKGVAEGRKLSEDEVRALIDRAPFMGQAAVDAKLVDGLRYRDEIHDELEKEAGEGARFLYVEKYLERAGRPNQTGSTIALIYGVGEVLRGKSQSNPLSGGQVMGGDTVAAAFRKAVEDPSVKAIVFRVDSPGGSYSASDTIRREVQRAREAGKPVIVTMGTYAASGGYFVAMAGDKIVAQPGTLTGSIGVYNGKFVTSELWAKLGVNFDTIAFGKNATFASSDQEFTPEQRAQLESELDSIYLDFTSRAAQARNMPLEKLQSVARGRVWTGEDALERGLVDALGGYPKALELAKEAAKLEKDAPVRIVVFPRPRPTGQVLSELLGKHEADNSDDEAAGSQAVLSSQVLEQVRAVYRVGAKLGLTGQGAEGRMLYAPVPEVRW; from the coding sequence ATGAAACGCTTCTTCATTGGCGCGCTGGCCTTCATCGGGGCGCTGTCCATCCTCTTCGTGGTGGGTGTGGTGGGGCTGCTGATGCTCGCGGCATCGAGCAAGCCCGGCGTGCCGTCCAACCTGGTGCTGGAGCTGGACCTGCAGCAGCCGCTGCCGGAGTACACGCTGGACACGTCCCTGGCGGGCGCCTTCGGCGAGGAGCCCACGTCGCTGCGGGACGTGGTGGAGGGGCTGGAGCAGGCCCGCACGGACCCCCGGGTGAAGTCGCTCGTGGTGCGCATCGGGCAGCCGGGCAGCGCCGCGCAGGTGCAGGAGCTGCGCGACGCGGTGAAGGCCTTCCGCGCGTCAGGCAAGCGGGCGGTGGCGTACGCGGACGGCTTCGGCGAGGCGGGCAACGGCACCGGCGCCTACTACCTGGCCACCGCCTTCGACGCCGTCTACATCCAGCCCTCCGGCGACGTGGGGCTCACCGGCCTGGTGATGGAGACGCCCTTCGCGCGCGACGCCTTCGCGAAGTTCGGCGTGAAGCCGGAGTTCGGCAAGCGCGCCGAGTACAAGAACGCCGTCAACACCTTCACCGACGCGTCCTACGGCGAGCACCAGCGCGAGGCCACGGAGGCCTACGGCCGCAGCCTCTTCCACCAGGTGGTGAAGGGCGTGGCGGAGGGCCGCAAGCTGTCCGAGGACGAGGTGCGCGCCCTCATCGACCGCGCGCCCTTCATGGGCCAGGCGGCCGTGGACGCGAAGCTGGTGGACGGGCTGCGCTACCGGGACGAGATCCACGACGAGCTGGAGAAGGAAGCCGGGGAGGGCGCTCGGTTCCTCTACGTGGAGAAGTACCTGGAGCGCGCGGGCCGGCCGAACCAGACGGGCAGCACCATCGCGCTCATCTACGGCGTGGGCGAGGTGCTGCGCGGCAAGAGCCAGTCCAACCCGCTCTCCGGCGGCCAGGTGATGGGCGGCGACACGGTGGCCGCGGCCTTCCGCAAGGCGGTGGAGGACCCGTCCGTGAAGGCCATCGTCTTCCGCGTGGACAGCCCGGGCGGCAGCTACTCGGCCAGCGACACCATCCGCCGCGAGGTGCAGCGCGCGCGCGAGGCGGGCAAGCCCGTCATCGTCACCATGGGCACGTACGCGGCCAGCGGCGGCTACTTCGTGGCCATGGCCGGGGATAAAATCGTCGCGCAGCCGGGCACGCTGACGGGAAGCATCGGCGTGTACAACGGCAAGTTCGTCACGTCCGAGCTGTGGGCGAAGCTGGGCGTGAACTTCGACACCATCGCCTTCGGCAAGAACGCCACCTTCGCCTCCTCCGACCAGGAGTTCACCCCGGAGCAGCGCGCGCAGCTGGAGTCCGAGCTGGACAGCATCTACCTGGACTTCACCAGCCGCGCCGCCCAGGCCCGGAACATGCCGCTGGAGAAGCTCCAGTCGGTGGCCAGGGGGCGCGTGTGGACGGGCGAGGACGCGCTGGAGCGCGGGCTGGTGGACGCGCTCGGCGGCTACCCCAAGGCGCTGGAGCTGGCGAAGGAGGCCGCGAAGCTGGAGAAGGACGCCCCGGTCCGCATCGTCGTCTTCCCGCGCCCCCGGCCCACCGGTCAGGTGCTGTCGGAGCTCCTGGGCAAGCACGAAGCGGACAACAGCGATGACGAGGCGGCCGGAAGCCAGGCCGTCCTGTCGTCCCAGGTGCTGGAGCAGGTGCGCGCCGTGTACCGCGTGGGCGCGAAGCTGGGCCTCACGGGGCAGGGCGCGGAGGGGCGCATGCTCTACGCGCCCGTGCCGGAGGTGCGCTGGTAG
- a CDS encoding aldo/keto reductase — translation MQKRRLGNSDMDLTALGFGAWAIGGGGWAFAWGAQDDAQSIEAIQRALDSGINWIDTAAVYGLGHSEEVVARALKGRDTRPYVFTKCGMVWDAQGQVSRGLTADSVRKECEASLRRLKVDAIDLYQVHWPVESGAELEEGWTALAELQRQGKVRWLGVSNFNVSQLERVRRIAPVTSLQPPYSIIHRDIEDDVLPYCQTQGIGVIVYSPMASGLLTGAMTRERIQAMPEDDWRRRSEDFQEPKLSHHLMLVERLREVAARHGRSPAEAAIAWTLREPAVTAAIVGARSAKQVDGFIHAGDFRLTSEEVREVEEALGSGSAMAPGGIYA, via the coding sequence ATGCAGAAGCGACGGTTGGGCAATTCCGACATGGACCTCACCGCGCTGGGGTTCGGCGCGTGGGCCATTGGTGGCGGCGGCTGGGCGTTCGCCTGGGGCGCGCAGGACGACGCGCAGTCCATCGAGGCCATCCAGCGCGCGCTGGATTCGGGCATCAACTGGATCGACACGGCGGCGGTGTATGGGTTGGGGCACTCCGAGGAGGTGGTGGCCCGGGCGCTGAAGGGCCGGGACACCCGGCCGTATGTCTTCACCAAGTGCGGCATGGTCTGGGATGCGCAGGGCCAGGTCAGCCGCGGGCTCACGGCGGACTCCGTGCGCAAGGAGTGTGAGGCGTCCCTGCGCCGGCTGAAGGTGGATGCCATTGATTTGTATCAGGTGCACTGGCCGGTGGAGTCCGGGGCGGAGCTCGAGGAGGGGTGGACGGCGCTGGCGGAGCTGCAACGGCAGGGCAAGGTGCGCTGGTTGGGGGTGTCCAACTTCAATGTCTCGCAATTGGAGCGGGTGCGGCGCATCGCGCCGGTGACGTCGTTGCAGCCGCCGTACTCCATCATCCACCGGGACATCGAGGACGACGTGCTGCCCTACTGCCAGACGCAAGGCATTGGGGTGATTGTGTATTCACCCATGGCCTCCGGCCTGCTGACGGGCGCGATGACGCGGGAGCGCATCCAGGCAATGCCGGAGGACGACTGGCGCCGCCGCAGCGAGGACTTCCAGGAGCCGAAGTTGTCGCATCACCTGATGTTGGTGGAGCGCCTGCGCGAGGTGGCCGCACGCCATGGCCGTTCTCCCGCGGAGGCGGCCATTGCCTGGACCCTGCGGGAGCCGGCCGTGACCGCCGCCATCGTCGGGGCGCGCAGCGCGAAGCAGGTGGATGGCTTCATCCACGCGGGGGACTTCCGGCTGACGTCGGAGGAGGTCCGCGAGGTGGAGGAGGCGCTGGGCTCCGGCTCCGCGATGGCGCCGGGCGGCATCTACGCCTGA